The Marinobacter halotolerans genome includes a window with the following:
- a CDS encoding glycosyltransferase family 4 protein produces the protein MLANTGWYINNFRRSTIDAFLARGDDVFVLCPENSGEAFLRDLPIILETFKLDGSGTDIFSELRSLLSIHTILKDICPDLVFSFNPKTNLYGLLACILLRIRCIPNVSGTGSASQIRGWKGFLYRVTVDLAYKRARSIFFQNEVDLDLFEKRGLLDKVPHLLLPGSGVNLSLFRPSNNYESTPFRFLLACRLIREKGVLEYLSAAEQVISKTDSPVEFWLAGVPDRSDRSIKDSEIKEYVDKRVVRFLGQINDMPVTISEVDCVVLPTYYPEGVPRFLLEGAAAGKVLITTDRPGCRTTVLEGKNGFFVLPRSVTSLVHVMEKVLALSDVEVQRMGHQSRQLAVEKFDERLVIEAYVNAAQSEPSQ, from the coding sequence ATGCTTGCGAACACCGGCTGGTACATCAATAATTTTCGGCGATCGACAATTGACGCGTTTTTGGCGCGAGGTGACGACGTATTTGTTTTATGTCCTGAAAATAGCGGTGAGGCTTTTCTTAGAGATCTGCCAATAATTTTGGAGACGTTCAAGCTAGACGGTTCTGGCACGGATATATTTTCAGAACTGCGGTCCTTGCTTTCTATACATACTATTTTAAAGGATATATGCCCTGATTTGGTTTTTTCCTTTAATCCTAAAACTAACCTATACGGGCTTCTCGCTTGTATTTTACTTCGCATTCGCTGCATCCCGAATGTATCAGGGACTGGGAGCGCCAGCCAGATACGCGGTTGGAAGGGCTTTTTATATCGCGTTACTGTCGATCTGGCATATAAAAGAGCAAGATCAATTTTTTTTCAAAATGAAGTTGATCTTGACCTATTTGAGAAACGCGGGTTATTGGACAAAGTGCCCCATCTCCTTCTTCCGGGATCTGGGGTAAATCTATCTCTGTTTAGGCCTTCTAACAATTATGAGTCCACTCCTTTCAGGTTTTTGTTGGCATGCCGGCTGATACGGGAAAAAGGAGTTCTTGAGTATCTTTCGGCGGCTGAGCAAGTGATTTCTAAGACCGACAGTCCGGTTGAGTTTTGGCTCGCGGGGGTGCCAGATCGGTCTGATAGATCAATAAAGGATTCGGAAATTAAGGAGTATGTAGATAAAAGAGTTGTTCGTTTTTTGGGCCAAATAAATGATATGCCAGTGACTATTTCGGAGGTAGATTGCGTAGTTTTGCCCACTTATTATCCAGAGGGTGTTCCGCGCTTTCTGTTGGAGGGGGCGGCAGCAGGAAAAGTTTTGATTACAACTGACCGTCCAGGCTGTCGGACTACAGTTTTGGAGGGTAAGAATGGGTTTTTTGTTTTACCGAGGTCTGTCACTTCTCTGGTTCATGTGATGGAAAAGGTTTTGGCACTTTCCGATGTCGAAGTTCAACGGATGGGTCATCAGTCTCGACAGCTTGCAGTGGAGAAGTTTGATGAGAGGCTGGTGATCGAGGCTTATGTCAATGCGGCTCAAAGTGAACCGTCGCAGTGA
- the wecA gene encoding UDP-N-acetylglucosamine--undecaprenyl-phosphate N-acetylglucosaminephosphotransferase translates to MESIGYMGLYSGIIALVSILVLKPVAVKVRLLDLPDHRKVHVGDVPLTGGLSVFFGVLATWVTFMPFSGGYGIYLLASVLLVSLGGIDDARDIPARFRLFAQIGLGTFLTYGSGVSLVHIGDLFGLGVIELGWLGPIVTIAAIIGAINAFNMVDGIDGLAGSMSLVTLSSLSLLFFIAGGGGLELALAFSIAVALLPYLAANLRIPPFRRRIFMGDAGSMFIGFSVVWLLVKGTQPEIQAFRPVTALWVIAVPLVDMIAIMVRRARKGQSVMKPDREHLHHIFQRAGFSDREALVVITLFSLLFAVTGLAGEYFKIPEWIMFALFLGAFTVYEWALNRVWRLLVLFRKIKLSD, encoded by the coding sequence ATGGAATCAATAGGTTATATGGGCCTCTACTCAGGTATTATTGCGCTGGTTTCGATTCTCGTTCTAAAGCCGGTTGCCGTCAAGGTGCGTTTACTTGATTTGCCCGACCACCGCAAAGTGCATGTTGGAGACGTACCTCTGACTGGGGGGTTGAGCGTATTTTTTGGGGTGCTAGCGACTTGGGTTACTTTCATGCCTTTTTCGGGAGGGTATGGAATCTATCTGCTTGCGTCGGTGCTATTAGTTTCGCTAGGTGGAATAGACGATGCCCGTGATATTCCTGCTCGGTTCCGGCTATTCGCTCAGATTGGACTGGGTACCTTTTTAACGTACGGTTCTGGCGTTTCTTTGGTGCATATTGGCGACCTGTTTGGCTTGGGCGTGATTGAGTTAGGGTGGCTGGGGCCGATTGTAACTATTGCTGCGATTATTGGGGCTATAAACGCTTTCAATATGGTTGATGGTATCGATGGCCTAGCGGGGAGCATGAGTTTGGTTACGCTTTCCTCTTTATCGCTCTTGTTTTTTATTGCGGGGGGAGGTGGGCTGGAGCTGGCGCTTGCATTTTCGATTGCAGTCGCTCTTTTGCCTTATCTTGCCGCGAACCTCCGAATACCTCCTTTCAGGAGACGAATATTCATGGGGGACGCAGGCTCAATGTTTATAGGTTTTTCTGTGGTTTGGCTGTTGGTAAAAGGCACTCAGCCTGAAATCCAAGCGTTTCGTCCCGTGACCGCACTTTGGGTCATCGCTGTGCCACTTGTGGACATGATTGCTATCATGGTGCGCCGAGCCCGGAAAGGGCAGTCAGTAATGAAGCCGGATAGAGAACATTTGCATCATATCTTCCAGCGAGCTGGATTTTCTGATAGGGAAGCGCTTGTGGTAATTACCCTGTTTTCACTACTGTTCGCAGTCACTGGTCTGGCTGGGGAGTACTTCAAGATACCTGAGTGGATCATGTTTGCTCTTTTTCTCGGGGCATTTACGGTCTATGAGTGGGCTTTGAATCGTGTTTGGCGGTTGTTGGTTCTGTTCCGGAAGATAAAACTTTCTGATTAG